The Streptomyces rimosus genomic interval CGCGCCGCCGTGGCCGGTACGTACAGCACCAGTTGGACGTGCAGGTGGTGGCGCGTCTGGGCAGTGACTTCCTGGAGGGCGTGCTGCGCTGAGAGAGCGCCTGTTCCGCGGCCGCCTCCTCAGTTCTCCTGAAGGAACTTTTTGGCGAGCGCGTCACCACGGGACACAGCCTCGCTGTGGCTCTCGATGGGCGACGCCTTGGAGTTCTTGAACAGGATGTACGTGACGCCGGATTCGGCGCCGCCGGTGGCCGGGTCGGGGTCGATGCCGAGGCCCTTGGCCGCCGCGTACGACGCCTCGCCGATGATCTTTTCGGGGCCGGTGTCGCCGACGACGGCGTACTCGACCTTGTTGTTGTAGATGATGGCGACCACGCCGCCGCCCTTGATGCCCGCCGACTCGTAGTTCCAGATGCCGCTGACCGAGGGGACGACGACGTACGGCAGTTTCTCGGCGTTCAGCGGTTTGCCGTCGGACTGGTGGAAGCGGGTGTCCGCCTGGAACCAGGGGTCGGTGTCCTTGTTGCACTTGGCGGTGACCTGGCCGTCGCAGTCGACGTCCATGTCCGCCTTCCAGAACACGGCGTTCTTCTTGCCGCAGACCGGGACGGTCGCCGGTGTCTCCTCGTCGGTGCGGTACTTGCCGTTGGAAATCTGCGAACAGTTCTTGACCTTGGCGAGCAGGTCGGCGGCGCTCACCGACCCCTCGGTCACGCCCG includes:
- a CDS encoding glycoside hydrolase family 75 protein, with the protein product MRIRTAALATAAGTALLAAAALPATAQPSAVPAAASRPGVTEGSVSAADLLAKVKNCSQISNGKYRTDEETPATVPVCGKKNAVFWKADMDVDCDGQVTAKCNKDTDPWFQADTRFHQSDGKPLNAEKLPYVVVPSVSGIWNYESAGIKGGGVVAIIYNNKVEYAVVGDTGPEKIIGEASYAAAKGLGIDPDPATGGAESGVTYILFKNSKASPIESHSEAVSRGDALAKKFLQEN